The Lolium rigidum isolate FL_2022 chromosome 2, APGP_CSIRO_Lrig_0.1, whole genome shotgun sequence genomic interval cttatatcttcctttgtgttgcttcaaaactttctactaagaatttattgctttatgagttaactcctatgcaagtcttattgatgcttgtcttgaaagtactattcatgaaaagtctttgctatatgattcagttgtttaagtcattgtctttaccattgcttcgaatcacttcattcatctcatatgctttacaatagtattgatcaagattatgatagcatgtcacttcagaaattatccttgttatcgtttacctactcgagggcgagtaggaactaagcttggggatgcttgatacgtctcaaacgtatctataattccttatgttccatgctagttttatgacaatacctacatgttttgctcacactttataatgattttatgcattttccggaactaacctattaacaagatgccacagtgccagttcctgttttctgttgtttttggttccagaaaggctgttcgggcaatattctcggaattcgacgaaacaaaggccaaacatcatatttcaccgagacggaccaggacaccgaaggggagccggagaggaggcccagggcccctgcgaccatagggcggcgcggcctggagggggggcgcgctagcctatgaggagggagacccctggcccctccgactccgcctcttcgcctatttaacccctcgtgacctaaaaactcgataccaattgacgaaactccagaaagactccagggacgccgccgccatcgcgaaactccgtttcgggggacagaagtgtctgttccggcacgccgccgggacggggaattgcccccggagttatCTCCAtctacaccaccgccatcttcatcgccatcgctgtctcccatgatgaggagggagtagttctcccccgaggctgagggctctaccggtagctatgtagttcatctctctctcccatggtgtgatctttatgtgatcatgagctttgtatcactattaatctatgtgctactctagtgatattattaaagtagtctattcctccttcatgatgtaatgttgacagtgtgtgcatcatgtagtacttggcgtaggttatgattgtgatctcttgtagattatgaagttaactattattatgcactctagaggttactttaatatgaacaccggaattactctccacggtgtgacggtgatagtgtgcgcatcgtgtgtgattcctttctgaagttgtggagcttgtttactccggcttgagggtgctcttgtagccctacacaatgaatggtgtttgtatccaacaagagagtgtgagaaagtagcacaagtgaagagaagttatttatttatgtgatcattgttgagagtgtccactagtgaaagtatgatccctaggccttgtttccaaatatcgaatcaccgtttatttattgttctactgcatgtttacttgctgccatatttatttcagattgttattaccactcatattcatccatatcacttgcatcttactatctcttcgccgaactagtgcacatatacatctgacaagtgtattaggtgtgttggggacacaagagacttgagagggatatctttgacctctaactccctgagttcgataaccttgggtgattcacttaagggaaacttgctgctgttctacaaagctctgctcttggaggcccaacactgtctacagaaatagaagcgtgcgtagacatcagtgcacataggtgaaccattgcttagaataagttgttggtgcaaataggtgaaccatagtatataggctttgggcttgacaaagtaaacgctagttttattccgtatttgttaagcccatctcgtaaaagttttaagccgcctattcacccccccccctctacgcgacatccgtgtcctttcagtaaCGAGGtgtaactaggtatggagataccaatgatcgaacctcggacaagtaaagtatcgcgtgacaaagggaatcggtatcgtatgtgaatggttatttcgatcacgaagtcatcgttgaatatgtgggagcaattatggatctccaggtcccgctattagttattggtcggagaggagtctcgaccatgtctgcatagttcacgaaccgtagggtgacacacttgaggtttgatgtcgttttaagtagatatggaatatggaatggagctcgaaagttgtttggagtctcgaatgggatccgagatatcacgaggaggttcggaatggtccgaagaataagatccatatatgggaagtcattttccggggttcggaaaaagtctggtgttttgaccggagcttctagaaggttttggaaggaccggaatagtccagaatattatggaaggttccggaagtgtccgggtcgacccgggatgtctaaggaaatccggagggttccataataggtgcagcCACGTTGCCTTAAAGGAAAATAAGTCTTTCcgtaatgcaatttcggaattggcaaaagagttcgAGAAGGagtaggttttcggaaccggaaacctatcgaAACTcggtcaaacttgggggcaggtttatggacgacccaaggggcttggccacctatttaaagggaccaaggggcaccccaaaggcacctcaagtcgcagccttagctccccaagtcgcagcaccaccctgcacccaaaccctagccgccctctcctccctcctcttaTTTCTCCCacagtgcttacggcgaagccctgccggagatctccaccaccaccgtcaccacgtcgtcgtgctggcgggattccgaggaggatctactacatccgctgcccgctggaatggggagaaggacgtcgtcatcaacaccgtacgtgtgaccgagtgcggaggtcctgcccgattgtggcaccgtcaagactttctacgcgcttttgcaagcggcaagtgatcgactacatcaacaacgagatctaatctcgtaggctttggaatctttgagggttagtctcatgatcttcatctcgttgctaccatctactagattagatcttggcttattattcgttcttgcggtaggaattttttgttttctatgctacgaatcccatcagctagatgcattaatcaacatgaatagtagcagggCAAATAGtataacatccatcgctaaacagattgaGATATGTCACACGTACCGCTCTAGTGGAGGTGGTGGAGATGTAACAGTCGTTGTTGCAGCAGTAACGTTATTGATGACAATGTTGTTGACGGCAGGTCGAAGTAGACGATGTTGAAGGCGACAGTAGGCAGCACCGTCCGACTTGGATGGAAAACAACtcatgatgaagagcttgagaagTCGCGCAGagtgcttcccaaaaacctaattcactCTCTCCCGTACATGATCACAaaggcgagcggttccggaggcctgctctcccgtatGACGGCGCACGCCGGTGGACGGGATGGAGtatgctacgatggcggcgcaagcagagagaggtgtcaAAACCATAACTCGTGTATCAGATGTATTTCTGTGGTAgccggcaagagattatataggctcaggaaaccctaggaaacATGGGCCACGCCCACTTcgtacgtttcgagtcggttacagatagctcacgatccgggagcgacccgaaccaacTAACTGCGCGCGTTCAtctaggactctattcgttttcctgaactgcaaaaagaaaggaaagtctcggctcgagacgCAATCCACTCACAACTCATCACAATCCCGGcgcgtcgagtcgagacgagtgaGGAGGAGAAGCGCACGTGTAccactccttttctcactcacttattAGTGGTGGAATAACCGACCCTATAAGGTTGTCTAACTTCCTGCCAACTTTCTATGTGGAACTAAACTTTACACCTCTTACCACCCCcttgtgagctgccaccaacttaagCTTAAACTCATATAAGCTGTCACATATGgatttatagaaaaaactaaaatctaatATGGGCCACTCATATGGGCCCAATAATTTAACAGGATTGCTAGGATATGTCAATTTAATTAATTGCACACCACCTTATCCATCTATGCATACTAGGAAGAAACTGGTGAATAGCTAGCTAGGTACATGTCAGAGGGCAGATGGAACTCAAGTAAAAGGGAAATGACAGGTTGACACAAGcaagagaaaagagaaagaagagtGAGAAGGACGTATCCAACCGAGTGTGACAGTTTTTAGGCTGAGCTACATGTAGATTTTTATTTTCAAACTCTCACCTTATATTGAAAGTTTTtttaaaatagaaataaaattatAGATGTAGCCAATGTTGTAttctacaatggtgtaaaatatCAACTCGAACTGATTTGTATTATAGGCTACACGaaattgacaaaatctgacaaattttatGGTCACTAtccactataaaatttgtcagaaatttatcgTTTTTGTGTAGCTAAGAATATGAAGTAGTTTGTATTGAAATTTACACTATTGTAGTATACATTATTATCTATCTCTAGAGAATTTTGTTCcggatttttaaaattttaaaatacgaATTTTGAGTGTTCACAAATAAAGGGCTACCTGTAGCTCCGTCTCCGTTTTAAGTTTTCCTTATCCAACCATACTAGtaatcaacacaagaacatacGGCCGGGTTTCATCACAGTAGCTTTCGCGTGCGAGATGCCCCATGCGGCCATGCCCTACCGCTAAAGAAAATCAATTAGGGAGGGAGGCATCAGCCATGGTGCAGTGAGAGATGGATAGGGGGTCGTTTTCTTGTCCGCGCAACGAGTCCATGGAAGATTTTTGGAATGTATGTCTCCCTCGCACATGAAGAACAAACACGAAAAGGCGAGCGTCCCCATTACATCTGACAAGGATGCCTCTAGCTAGGTCTACTGTGTCCTTTCTATGTACTGTTCCTGTATGTATGTCGATCTGTACCTACCGGCAACTTGGATCTCAACTCAGCATTACATCTtacagcatccccactcgtctccccgtagaggcccccgagcgacgtatttctcatccggacggcgaatttcggtccagtcgcgcccccggtttctcgtttatctccggatttgggcctaaattcatccggcgagcccacgccatctccGGTCCCtcgaggcgcgctcggggactccggacgaagtgAAAGCGCGCGAAACACCGAGAAATgtctcccgcgctttcgcttcggcttCGCCGCAGAGGCGGGCCCGTCCGGTCAGCGGcagacgcatcgtcttccgcgcgcagtaaaggctgccgccggtcagctcgccgcggacgcgtagcatccacgcggcaTTAAATCGCCGGCTTCAGCCCTGCCTAAATACCCCGCTCGCCGCGAAGCGTCGCAccattcttcctcttcctcttcatgttCCCTCGACCTCTTCCCTCGGCGAGATCCATGGCCTACAACGATGAAGACGGCGCGGCGAACAACggattcccccgccggtcgctccacgcgtgggaggggcacctcctccaccaggcggggtacccctgcccgccggacacgaggcctcccggcggcgggtggcggctaagcgcgggcggcgtgccaatcccgccgccgccccagggacgCGCCCTCGAAGCGGCCATCGAGGAGGTCCGACTAACATTGTCGGACCAGGACCGCGCCGAGCCACGCTACCACCCCGACAACCTgacggcgtggaactcctactttcttcggcggtgggagcaggagctcgcctcctacgatggtccgccgcctccgcctccgcgtaaCAACACCGCCGGACGCAAGCGGTGGTGGAGCGTGCCGGGCCGGACGCTCGAGGccatcctcgagcacatcgagggcggcaacttcccccttctgacgatgcccccgctgtcgagggcatcggccagccgccgccgggtAAGCAGCtgacagccacggcgcatggctgccagttcctcgtcgtccggatcggcgtcgaggtcgacaccgatctccaggtcggcgccggcattggcgccggtgaagaaggaGCCGTCTTCCCCGCCGACCAatcgcgcgcgcggcggcggcgggatcgtcatccgcgagccctcgacggcacaaggacaactccgccccaagcgcgaacccgacacctccggcgagcggaagcgcaagccggcgaaggtgaagatggaggaggcggaaagcgccgaggacgccgccatcctcgaggccgtcatcgcgaggtccctccaggacctcgtccccgccgacaacgccatgcccgtcgaccaggcctgcgcctggtcgagggagcagtgggagaaggaggaggtggagaggcaggcgaggctcctcgagcaggccgctcgctaccgccgacctgcgacgcctccgtccggcgtcgccgtccccgtcatcgacctcgaggagtccgacgacTACTGGTACAAGCCATCACCGTCCCCGCCTCGCATCAGTGGCcgatggggagacgccggccaaggcacCAGCAGCCAGGCGCCACCTTCCGACGATGGCGGCGatagcgacggcgacgacgactacacggtgttctaccgccatttgggcatgtagagcgccgtgttttatttagttttatttgtatcccctagccgaattcgtaatatagtcgaattcggcctctatgcatgaacttccccctttatatagtaaatatcattaaatttagtcaaaattcatTCGTTTTAAGCCGTATTTTGTCAAGTTTTCGTTTTTCAAATTTTGATCGGCGTCTACGCCTGAGATCGCGGCGGGGAAACTAGttctccccacgccaaatttacgtccaattCGAACGTAAATTTTCCCGAATTTCGACGTGAagagggcaaacgagtggagatgctcttagccatcTCCTTGCCGGCGACGTTTCCTCCCCCTTGTGACCGAGGTCTGTGGAGCTAGCCCAAGGTATCGATGCCCCTAGCCCCGTACGTACGTTTGTACGCGATGCTGTCAAAAGGTAGCTAGCTTATGAAGATCCGATCGATGCCTGCGATCCGATACGATCTTCATCCAGTTTGTTTGGGCGTCATGGTTAAGCTGGGTGATGCAAACTGGGACGCGTGGTTCCACTTTTTCCTTTCTTCTGAAACAAAAGGCCGAGGATTCTCTACCTTGCGTGGCTCCCCTTTTGACCGACCACTCGTCGGCTTTTACTTGTGTCGGTCCAGCTTCGATTTCTAGATGATTATGGTCAGTCGATTAGTGGACGTGTGACGCGCTGTAAGGAGGGGACAAAGCAACTAATCGACTTTAAATAGTCGAGGTTTCTTGGTGTGTGAATCGATGTAAATCCATCACCATTGGTACTACAATGTTAATCAATGGTGAAGAAAGAAAAAACATGTGATATGCCCGCCACCCGGCCGCGCGCGTGACCATCCAATTAATGGTGATGGATCCATCGAATTTCAATGCTGCGGATGGTTCGATAGATATGGCGCAATTGTCGTCGGTGGAGCACTGCAGCTTCCGTACACACACATAGTGAGATAGATCGACCGGACTTGGATCGAAGGTCAAAGAACAAGAAGCAACAATCACGCAATTGTGCTAGCTAGCTGCAGTACGATCACGCGCACATAGATACGAGTTCATGTCATCAGAATATGTTTAGCTCCAATATGATGCCAAGCTGCCGGTCATCACCTAGCTGCACAGCCACAACTAGCAATTGAACAGTCCTGAGACTTGACTTGCATATACAGTACATATCAAGTGTCCTCAATGGTCCACGCCATTAAGGTCGCGACATGGATTTTAAGGCGAGATGGTGACCAGCTAGCCGTCCGGCGTCGATCTACAAACTTAGTCACACGACCCGCAGTCTCTTCTCCGAAACTCACGTTAATTTGCTAGCTTGCAGTCTACTGTAGAAGATGAATTAAGCTGGTCCATATCCTCCCATGGGTGAAGATGGCGCATCCAAATCTGCATGGCTCCTCCGCCCTATATAAACCAACACCATGGGAATCTCCAcaccacacacacaagcacacccATCCATTATCTATCCAGGCAAGAATAGAGCAGAGAAGCCTTGCTGGGAGCTCAAGAAGCAGGCGCCAATGGCGAGGCATCGCCTCCTTGCCCTGCTCCTCATCGGGGTAGTGGCAGCCTCCGCCTACCACCAAGCAGCCGCTGCTGGCCGAGGCCTCGCTGCTGTCGAGAAGCTCCCGGAGCCCGAACCTAAGCCTGTGCCGTACGCAGAGCCAAAGCCGAAGCCCATGCCACAGCCAGAACCCAAACCAGAGCCAATGCCCAAGCCCATGCCCAAACCAGAGCCAATGCCCAAGCCCATGCCCAAGCCAGAGCCAAAGCCAGAACCATTACCCAAACCTGAACCTAAACCGGAGCCCAAACCTAAACCAAtgcccaaacctgaacccaagccTGAACCATTGCCGAAGCCAGAGCCAAAACCGAAACCCAAGTGTGAACCTAAACCTAAGCCTAAGCCTGAACCTAAACCTATGCCAGAGCCAAAACCCGAGCCCAAGCCTGAACCTAAACCTATGCCAAAGCCTAAGCCGATGCCTAAGCCTGAACCTAAGCCAGAGCCTAAACCGGAGCCAAAGCCTAAACCTGAACCAAAGCCAGAGCCCAAACCAGAACCAAAGCCGAAACCAATGCCTAAACCTGAACCAAAGCGAGAGCCTAAACCAGACCCCAAGCctgaacctgaacccaaaccagaGCCGCCACCAAAAAGCAAACCACCGTCAACTGACATTTGATACATTACATGTTGTCCAAGTCCGGAGCTAGCTTATGGCTAGTTTGAACATGCAATTCCTGGAATAAGTGGCATCTTGACATCACCTCTAGATAGTGAGGATTGCACATTTTCGTATTTCATGTATTACATTCCTCTTGTCTTTTATCCATGTATGCACGATGAGTGTACGACTTCTTTGATTATGTTTTACTTGTTTAATTTTTCATGTTTATCTATCTACGTGACTCGCCATACTCCTTATGTATGTACGTGCATGGATTGTTTTCCTTCAAATATAGAGACAAATTCTCTAGCCACTGTTTATGTTGTTTTTCTATGGATATATGTAAATTGGCATGGTCTTCCTCAAGAAAAACGAAGAGCAGTGCCTCCTAAATAGCACAAATTATGCAATACTACGCACGTATATGCCTAGGCGTAGGAAACAGATGCCACATTATTTATTGGTCGATtttaaaatataaataaatttatttttatCCTAAACTGTGACTTAACCATATGCTGATTAAATCATAGAAAAATGCCACTGGACCAGGGGTCTTGATTTCTACCCTTCCCTTCGGGGGATCTAGAGTTAAACTCGAAGAGTCGGAGCCCTTGCCCTTCTGTAAGGCCTTGATTTTCGATGTGGGGTACTTCCGGACATTTGATCATCCTGAGCGTGTTAATGCGTTCGGTTCCTACTTGAATGATGGTTAATTTGGCATGTGCATGAATGAAGATCAAGTGCGTTATCTATTACACCATGTTGCTCAAGATTACCAAGAAAAGGCACCACCAGATTTATCATAAAAATTATTCCGTCAAGAAAATCGACCCAACTTTAGGTAGGGCGGAATGGGAAACCAAAACATTTTTCCATTTTCCTTAAAGCGACAGAAAGGTTTAAATGCACGTGTGGTCTGTAAGTGGTCGCATACACATTTTCCTCATCAAAGATGGCTGACTATAGATGGCGGAAAGGGGGAGAAAAAAGTCATGCTGCTGATTAGTCACCTCCCTCAGATATTTCCTTCTACTACTGCCTCCGACCCATGGAAAATGTCGGACGGGTCATTTTCCAACACACCCCTCAAAAAAACCAACAAACCCCACGGTCCCTTTCTCCTTCCTCCCTTGCTCCGCGTCGCCGCTGCACCGGCCACCATGCACCGTGTTGTTGCCCTCGCCCGTCCAGCGCCTCCTCCCACTCCATTCCTCCTTAGATTCCCAGCTCCCCCCTTTTGGTCTAATCCCCCGCGCCTCCATCCTCTCATCCGACCTAAACGTCTACTCTTTCTTCCATGGTGATTCACATCGGTCAGCATAATCAGGCGGTTGAGCAGCAGAAGATTGAGGTGGCGCGGTGTCTGCTCCACCAAGGCTTCGATTCGGAGCAGCCGCGCTCGATTTGGGGGAGATGGGGATGATGGGGAGATGGGCTGATGATGCGGTGTTGGATGCGAAGAAGCTTCCACCTTTTTCCTCCATGTCAGGCGGCAGCGCGGCAGCCAgcagttggtggtggtggtgaagcaGTGGAGAGGAGATGGTGGGCCACCACTGACCTCGTCTGCGACGACCTCGCATCTATCCGCCCGTAGGTGATGATCTCCGTTGCAAGGCGAGAAGCAGTGGGCGGAGGCTACTTTGCTGGAATTAGCACATATGAGCATCTTGAAATAGCATCATTTTCAGTGATGGAGGTGGTTGCCCTACGCTCAGGTCAGTAGTTCTTGATAATTGTGAGTACTAGACTACTAGTTGCCTTCATTCTATCTGATTGATGTATGAAAATGAAAGTGGTGTTTCTAAGGATGCTGTAGCATTTTATTGGGCTTAGAATTTTGATTTGTCCCATTACACTCGTTTATTTCTCAATTCGAAAATATATGAACCAAGTGAAACTTTAATTCGCCCATGACCTTCACCACCACACCAACATAAAGAGCCAGGTTCTAGAAGCAACTGTAGCTCTTCCCTAAGCGGTCTAGCTgcaaaatgaaaaattaaagaCAAATTTAAGAGACATGCAAAGAAGTAACTCGTCACGAGCAGAAAAGTTGTGGCAATAGGGAGATCACCAAATTAGTGTCACTGTCCAGCTGCTCAAGAACCCATGTTTTGGATTAATGGTAGCAAGATTAATACATTAAAGTAACAAAAATACAAATTTCTCACAAAAGAAAGTTAAATGTATAAAAAagaatataaaaaggaaaaaattatACCAAAGGAAAGTTAAATGTAATAAAAAAGAATATAAAAGGAAATTTTATTCAACCAAGTATCTTTTTTATTTCTCTGCTAATtgtaattattttaatttttaatttttaataacTAATTATTAAGTACGAAGTACTTACTGTGCTGATTATAGGAGCTGCTGCGCATAGCTCCGCCCTGTCACCTGCGCCTCGAGCAGGCGAGCACACCTCTACCGTACCCTATACGATCTATTTGGTGATGAACCTGCTGAGAAGGACGTCTTTAAACTGGTCGGATTTCTCCTCGCACTGGTGAAAAaagggccattggtcgcggttcgcaactgtcaTTAgttgcggttgcgcaaccgcgaccaactaagcgcgactaaagcccccaccctttagtcgcggttgcttacgaaccgcgattaaaggcccgtccacgtgggcgccaggcgatcgtcggggcggaggacctttagtcgcggttctcctggccaaccgcgactaaaggccgccgcaggtttagggttttagcccccccccccccaaacctgttttctttttaatttgtattgttttatttcttttgtgttttattttaattttgaaggagtttcacatattctacggtactacatacatgcatatgaatgtacaatttcaaacaaatttgaaattagaaccaaagagaattcaataggaatatacaatatatattcaatatcggatgaccagcatatacaattttgaacaagtttccatacataatttagtgcatatgaagttctacgtcctctacatagtgttctcctttaggatggacgaCTTCCCTCGcgatccatccagctagttcctcttgaagtggtcggaagcgagcttctggactaagcatcttccggaggttattcctgttgatattgttctcacacggaacccgctcagaggtgtatctccggatcatctcacaaacatagtatccacgtagattggtccccggtggctgaatatccctagTCCCACTCACTGACTGCATAaagtgtagctcttttttgaactcaccgacctcggcatctacgaaccgtctccaaatcctacgaggcaaagaaaattaaatgaacaagagagttattagttacttgatattaggaaatgaacgaaataggccgatcgatatagcgactttttgtgatcctctaacatgcgatccaaattctccctctccttttcagtttcgcagcttctccgtgcatcagcgatggtccgaccaagatcatcagcgggttcatcacgtgcctcttcttcaccttccccttcaccatccccttcaccttccccttcacctgcagcatcctccatgaaagtatcaccgaaatgatcaagatagttttcatcgatgaaatcatccccttcttcatcttcttccattataacccctctttctccatacttggtccaacaattatagcttggcatgaaaccgtgccgaagcaggtgcaggtgaacttctcttgaggaagagtaacccttctgattcttacagtcaacacatggacagattacAAAACCCttttgcttgttcgcattagccactacgaggaaatctttcaaacccgtagtgaactcgccggagagtcggttaccgtacatccattgccgattcatctgcattattataatataaaatatataattaaccatcatgcatttgttaaactaattaactagctacaaacaatagaaattaaacaatgaactacacacatgcatattttatcaatgacacatatatatgaaaggttcaagttgctaaccgcgatcgaggaggaaaaaaataaatgaggaagctcaagtgtggctccgacacttcatatcatgtatgtttcatgctcttggggcatttcatcaaacactttgtgtgcataagaggagccaaaagcaaacctatacccccttgtgaagtttgtgaagagaagtggcaccaaatggctaagtgctgtgggctgaatggtatatataggggtggggctttagtcgcggttggccaggccaaccgcgactaaaggccttcgggcacctttagtcgcggttggccaggccaaccgcgactaaagctcctcccgtgcaccagctggccaccgagcgccctgggccgaggcctttagtcgcggttcgcctcccgaaccgcgactaaagactccattagtcgcggttcctatactttcgctactaatggggctggacggaagcctctttttctaccagtgtcgcTTGGTACTAAAAAAGGAGCAGAGCCATAGGATACCATACCAGACCACCGCTAGGGTCTCCTTCTCCCGCGTCCAGGTGTCGCCGGATGACGCGTGCGCGAGAAAAAAACAACCTGGAACCTCGCGCGGCTGACCTCTGTCCTCGTGTCCAGTTGCCCGCGGGCCGGCCGATCTCTTCTCCCCGTCGACCGGAGCGACGGTCGGGACAAGAAATAGCATCCCACTCGAGCGTTGCGACCGCTACAAGTCTGGAGCGGGTAAGAGTAGCTCTACCTTAAAACGCGAGCTGTAAATGGAGGAGTTCAGTTTGCCGAATCCCGCATTTTTTAGTTT includes:
- the LOC124687568 gene encoding protein TsetseEP-like isoform X2; amino-acid sequence: MARHRLLALLLIGVVAASAYHQAAAAGRGLAAVEKLPEPEPKPVPYAEPKPKPMPQPEPKPEPMPKPMPKPEPKPEPLPKPEPKPEPKPKPMPKPEPKPEPLPKPEPKPKPKCEPKPKPKPEPKPMPEPKPEPKPEPKPMPKPKPMPKPEPKPEPKPEPKPKPEPKPEPKPEPKPKPMPKPEPKREPKPDPKPEPEPKPEPPPKSKPPSTDI
- the LOC124687568 gene encoding protein TsetseEP-like isoform X1 — its product is MARHRLLALLLIGVVAASAYHQAAAAGRGLAAVEKLPEPEPKPVPYAEPKPKPMPQPEPKPEPMPKPMPKPEPMPKPMPKPEPKPEPLPKPEPKPEPKPKPMPKPEPKPEPLPKPEPKPKPKCEPKPKPKPEPKPMPEPKPEPKPEPKPMPKPKPMPKPEPKPEPKPEPKPKPEPKPEPKPEPKPKPMPKPEPKREPKPDPKPEPEPKPEPPPKSKPPSTDI